The proteins below come from a single Salvia hispanica cultivar TCC Black 2014 unplaced genomic scaffold, UniMelb_Shisp_WGS_1.0 HiC_scaffold_67, whole genome shotgun sequence genomic window:
- the LOC125199772 gene encoding protein CHAPERONE-LIKE PROTEIN OF POR1, chloroplastic-like, with translation MAAALLSAPTLKSPFLGRRLSIRGHSSRSKPDCFGYISPKCAVDTPYEGSILKFPRAHVWDPYKRLGVSTDASEEEVWSARNFLLDQYANHERSFESIEAAFERLLMTSFKNRKKMKINLKSRLKKKVEESPPWVKNLVSFVEIPPPVIILRRLFLFGFMACWSVLNSAEAGPAFQVALSLGACIYFLNDKNKSLPRAAIIGFGALVAGWLCGSVTVPLIPSFLLQPTWTLELLTSLVVYVFLFLACSFLK, from the exons ATGGCGGCAGCTCTCCTCTCAGCCCCTACCCTCAAAAGCCCTTTCCTTGGCCGTCGTCT TTCAATTAGAGGCCATTCGAGTAGAAGTAAGCCGGACTGCTTTGGATATATCTCCCCAAAATGCGCGGTGGATACGCCTTATGAGG GTAGCATTTTGAAATTCCCTCGGGCACATGTCTGGGATCCTTATAAGCGGCTAGGGGTAAGTACTGATGCTTCTGAAGAAGAAGTTTGGAGTGCTCGGAACTTTTTACTGGACCAATATGCCAATCATGAAAGAAGTTTTGAATCTATAGAAGCTGCTTTCGAGAGACTACTGATGACCAGCTTCAAGAAcaggaagaaaatgaagattaaCTTGAAAAGCAGGCTAAAGAAGAAGGTTGAGGAATCTCCGCCATGGGTGAAGAACTTGGTCAGCTTTGTTGAGATTCCTCCCCCTGTGATCATTTTGAGACGGTTGTTCTTGTTCGGTTTCATGGCATGCTGGAGCGTGCTGAACTCTGCTGAAGCGGGACCCGCATTCCAG GTGGCGTTGTCTCTTGGAGCTTGCATTTACTTCCTTAATGACAAGAACAAGAGCTTGCCTAGAGCTGCCATTATAGG ATTTGGAGCTCTTGTGGCTGGGTGGCTTTGCGGTTCTGTGACGGTTCCACTCATTCCTTCATTTTTGTTGCAGCCGACTTGGACTCTTGAGCTTCTTACGTCGTTGGTAGTATATGTATTCTTGTTTCTAGCTTGTAGTTTCCTCAAGTGA